In Halococcus salsus, one DNA window encodes the following:
- a CDS encoding anthranilate phosphoribosyltransferase, with the protein MAQTTERYGDWPLKRLMTEVVGSGHKSADDMTREQAREAFTRILDGEPDHTTLGAFWLANRWKRNTPEELAAYIDVMAEESVEFAAPDCDPVDCGANYDGKGRSAILGVGAGLVAAAAGTPVVTHSGDRVPTQEQDAYKHVLDELGVRTDLAPEESAEMVDETGFGFYYQPNFNPGIDAISERRAMMGVRTFVNTIETLANPAEASVHLGSFYHLPYAKRIIDTFAESEHYEVPRVVMFQGMEGYDDIRPGSTTVAVGEDGDLDDFEIKTAEYGMDFDAEDLGVDDVAADSATITEEVLAGERDDQFADAVALNGAFRIYAREDCDSLDEGLSTAREVIADGSAASVLDDLRDV; encoded by the coding sequence ATGGCACAGACGACCGAGCGGTACGGCGACTGGCCGCTCAAGCGGCTGATGACCGAGGTGGTCGGCTCGGGCCACAAGTCCGCCGACGACATGACCCGCGAGCAGGCGCGCGAGGCGTTCACCCGGATCCTCGACGGCGAACCCGACCACACCACCCTCGGGGCGTTCTGGCTCGCGAATCGCTGGAAGCGCAACACTCCCGAGGAGCTCGCGGCCTACATCGACGTGATGGCCGAGGAGTCGGTCGAGTTCGCCGCCCCCGACTGCGACCCCGTCGATTGCGGCGCGAACTACGATGGAAAAGGCCGTTCGGCGATCCTCGGGGTCGGTGCGGGCCTCGTGGCCGCCGCCGCCGGTACCCCCGTGGTCACCCACTCCGGCGACCGCGTCCCGACCCAGGAGCAGGACGCCTACAAACACGTCCTCGACGAGCTGGGGGTTCGGACGGACCTGGCTCCCGAAGAAAGCGCCGAGATGGTCGACGAGACGGGGTTCGGCTTCTACTACCAGCCTAACTTCAACCCCGGCATCGACGCGATCTCGGAGCGCCGTGCGATGATGGGCGTCCGGACGTTCGTCAACACCATCGAGACCCTCGCGAACCCCGCGGAGGCGAGTGTGCATCTCGGGAGCTTCTATCACCTCCCCTACGCCAAGCGCATCATCGACACCTTCGCCGAGAGCGAGCACTACGAGGTGCCCCGCGTGGTGATGTTCCAGGGGATGGAGGGCTACGACGACATCCGGCCCGGTTCGACGACGGTCGCAGTCGGTGAGGACGGCGACCTCGACGACTTCGAGATCAAGACCGCCGAGTACGGCATGGACTTCGACGCCGAGGACCTCGGGGTCGACGACGTGGCCGCCGACTCCGCGACCATCACCGAGGAGGTGCTCGCGGGCGAGCGCGACGACCAGTTCGCCGACGCGGTCGCGCTCAACGGCGCGTTCCGGATCTACGCCCGCGAGGACTGCGACTCGCTCGACGAGGGGCTCTCGACCGCGCGCGAGGTCATCGCCGACGGCAGCGCCGCGAGCGTGCTCGACGACCTCCGGGACGTCTGA
- a CDS encoding type 1 glutamine amidotransferase domain-containing protein, which translates to MTTALFVVSEEGYWGEECIEPLTTLDDAGVEVTVATPSGDPPVMDERSADPEEVGEETAAWVREVDETDERLNDPSPVASVDAADYDAVVFPGGHGTEWDVNQDRHARDLLANAVAGEDGTALVVCHAVGLLGFTRTDDEDFLVDGRDVTGFPNEWEEGIVDDQDRMPDGRKLPYWVEDEAKTAGGNWDAELDADTSVTVDGDLVTARGPGSSAAAAETLLDELGVDASV; encoded by the coding sequence ATGACAACCGCACTGTTCGTCGTCAGCGAGGAGGGCTACTGGGGCGAGGAATGTATCGAACCGCTCACGACGCTCGACGACGCGGGCGTCGAGGTGACGGTGGCGACGCCGAGCGGCGACCCACCGGTCATGGACGAGCGCTCGGCCGACCCCGAGGAGGTCGGCGAGGAGACCGCGGCGTGGGTCCGCGAGGTCGACGAAACGGACGAACGGCTCAACGACCCGAGCCCGGTCGCGTCGGTCGACGCCGCCGACTACGACGCCGTGGTGTTCCCCGGCGGTCACGGCACCGAATGGGACGTCAACCAGGACCGTCACGCCCGCGACCTGCTCGCGAACGCGGTCGCCGGCGAGGACGGGACGGCGCTCGTGGTCTGTCACGCGGTCGGCCTGCTCGGATTCACCCGTACCGACGACGAGGACTTCCTCGTCGACGGCCGCGACGTGACTGGCTTCCCGAACGAGTGGGAGGAGGGCATCGTCGACGACCAGGATCGAATGCCCGACGGGCGGAAGCTTCCCTACTGGGTTGAGGACGAGGCGAAGACCGCCGGCGGGAACTGGGATGCCGAACTCGATGCCGATACCAGTGTGACCGTCGACGGCGACCTCGTCACCGCCCGTGGACCGGGGTCGTCGGCCGCCGCTGCGGAAACACTGCTCGACGAGTTGGGTGTCGACGCGTCGGTCTGA
- a CDS encoding response regulator, protein MSSSDDVRGPIRVLHVDDEPGFCELVGLFLEREHDAIEVTTATSAEAGLERFDAADEPVDCVVSDYDMPGMNGLDFLERVRESNPDLPFVLFTGRGSEEIASEAITAGVNEYVEKRHGTEQYALLANRIDHLVGEYRAERELEATNERLRKLYSGITDAVFALDTERRFTYVNGRAEELLGQSEEELVGEAVEEEFSVLANTKFETEGKRAYRENEPVEFEEYYPPRGAWHRVRAVPTDDGLTVHLSDVTQRRARERAV, encoded by the coding sequence ATGTCTTCGTCGGATGATGTGAGAGGACCGATTCGTGTTCTTCACGTCGACGACGAACCGGGCTTTTGCGAACTGGTCGGGCTGTTCCTCGAACGCGAACACGACGCGATCGAGGTGACGACGGCGACGAGCGCCGAGGCGGGGCTCGAACGGTTCGACGCGGCCGACGAGCCCGTTGATTGCGTCGTGAGCGATTACGATATGCCGGGGATGAACGGGCTCGACTTCCTCGAACGCGTTCGGGAGTCGAACCCGGACCTCCCGTTCGTACTGTTCACCGGGCGCGGCAGCGAGGAGATCGCGAGCGAGGCCATCACCGCCGGTGTCAACGAATACGTGGAGAAACGCCACGGCACCGAACAGTACGCCCTCCTCGCCAACCGTATCGACCACCTCGTCGGCGAGTACCGTGCCGAGCGCGAACTCGAAGCCACGAACGAACGGCTTCGGAAACTCTACTCGGGGATCACCGACGCGGTCTTCGCCCTCGACACCGAACGGCGGTTCACCTACGTCAACGGCCGTGCCGAGGAGCTTCTCGGCCAGTCCGAGGAGGAACTGGTCGGCGAGGCGGTCGAGGAGGAGTTCTCGGTACTCGCCAACACCAAGTTCGAGACGGAGGGCAAACGGGCCTACCGCGAGAACGAACCGGTCGAGTTCGAGGAGTACTATCCGCCGCGCGGCGCGTGGCATCGGGTTCGTGCGGTGCCGACCGACGACGGGCTAACGGTCCACCTCAGCGACGTCACCCAGCGGCGGGCACGCGAGCGAGCGGTATAG
- a CDS encoding diphthine--ammonia ligase — translation MTEAWVSLFSGGKDSSWALYRALETDLPVERLLTVHPDDGSYMYHVPETRLARLAAESIGIELVEVDPDEAGRGIEESGARGDAELEPLERALRDLTMDGDLAGVTAGAVESEFQTSRIQGMCDRLGIELFAPLWGRDPRELADAMLDAGFEIRVVQVAARGLDESWLGRVLDEEAFDDLQALHEEYGVHVLGEGGEFETLVTDGPHMARPIELDYETEWDGTRGRLRVTDARLG, via the coding sequence ATGACGGAGGCGTGGGTGAGCTTGTTCTCCGGCGGCAAGGACTCCTCGTGGGCGCTCTACCGCGCGCTCGAAACCGACCTGCCGGTCGAGCGGCTCCTGACGGTGCATCCCGACGACGGCTCGTACATGTATCACGTGCCCGAGACGCGGCTCGCGCGGCTCGCGGCCGAGAGTATCGGGATCGAACTCGTCGAGGTCGACCCGGACGAGGCGGGGCGGGGCATCGAGGAGTCCGGTGCGCGCGGCGACGCCGAACTCGAACCCCTCGAACGCGCCCTCCGCGACCTCACCATGGATGGGGACCTCGCGGGGGTCACCGCGGGGGCGGTCGAGAGCGAGTTCCAGACGAGCCGGATCCAGGGGATGTGCGACCGGCTCGGCATCGAGTTGTTCGCCCCGCTCTGGGGGCGCGACCCGCGCGAGCTCGCCGACGCGATGCTCGATGCGGGCTTCGAGATCCGAGTGGTACAGGTCGCGGCCCGTGGCCTCGACGAGTCGTGGCTCGGGCGCGTGCTCGACGAAGAAGCGTTCGACGACCTCCAAGCCCTTCACGAGGAGTACGGGGTCCACGTGCTCGGCGAGGGCGGGGAGTTCGAGACGTTGGTGACCGACGGGCCGCACATGGCGCGTCCGATCGAACTCGACTACGAGACCGAGTGGGACGGGACGCGCGGTCGGCTCCGGGTCACCGACGCGCGGCTCGGGTAG
- a CDS encoding zinc ribbon domain-containing protein, giving the protein MSRHRAGKRPWLAAVLAVIYPGLGHLYLRRWFRALAWFLLVFLTVQITLPPSALPESGEFSIEAVLAASQALPIEATFALLVLTILNIADAYYLARQRSTEAAGRSEPMETIQGAVGDDSTGDESPDHCPHCGRTTDTDLDFCQWCGEPLDTEPA; this is encoded by the coding sequence ATGAGCCGTCATCGCGCCGGCAAGCGCCCGTGGCTCGCCGCGGTGCTCGCGGTCATCTACCCGGGGCTGGGCCACCTCTATCTCCGGCGGTGGTTCCGGGCGCTCGCGTGGTTCCTCCTGGTGTTTCTCACGGTCCAGATCACGCTCCCTCCGTCGGCGCTCCCCGAGTCGGGGGAGTTCAGCATCGAGGCGGTGCTGGCGGCGAGCCAGGCGCTCCCGATCGAAGCCACGTTCGCGCTCCTCGTGCTCACGATCCTCAACATCGCCGACGCCTACTACCTCGCCCGCCAGCGGAGCACGGAGGCCGCGGGGCGAAGCGAACCGATGGAGACGATCCAGGGTGCCGTAGGCGACGATTCGACGGGCGACGAGTCCCCGGACCACTGTCCCCACTGCGGCCGCACGACCGACACCGACCTCGATTTCTGCCAGTGGTGCGGCGAACCGCTCGACACCGAGCCCGCGTGA
- a CDS encoding sugar phosphate nucleotidyltransferase, protein MKAIVLAGGYATRLWPITKHRPKMFLPVGDTVVIDRIFEELEADERIEEVYISTNERFAEEFEAHVEERGFEKPTLSIEDTTGEDEKFGAVGALAQLIDRENVDDDLLVVAGDNLLSFSLGDFIDDFEERTEPTIAAYDVGSRERAKSYGLVELDGDRVVDFQEKPEDPNSTLVSIACYAFPADALVLDEYLADDNNPDEPGRFVQWLRGQRDVYAYTFDGAWFDIGTPESYLDTVAWAIDGDSSIASDATVENSEIGSGVHVMPGATVKNSTLEHSVVFPEATVEDCTVRDSILDKHVDVAGVDLTGALVGEHTVIPNDE, encoded by the coding sequence ATGAAGGCTATCGTGCTCGCCGGCGGGTATGCGACCCGACTCTGGCCGATCACCAAACACCGGCCCAAGATGTTCCTCCCCGTCGGTGACACCGTCGTCATCGACCGGATCTTCGAGGAGCTCGAAGCCGACGAGCGGATCGAGGAGGTCTACATCTCGACCAACGAGCGCTTCGCCGAGGAGTTCGAGGCCCACGTCGAGGAACGGGGCTTCGAGAAACCCACGCTCTCGATCGAGGACACCACGGGCGAGGACGAGAAATTCGGGGCGGTCGGCGCGCTCGCCCAGCTCATCGACCGCGAGAACGTCGACGACGACCTCCTCGTGGTCGCGGGCGACAACCTCCTCAGCTTCTCGCTCGGCGACTTCATCGACGACTTCGAGGAGCGCACCGAACCCACGATCGCGGCCTACGACGTCGGCTCGCGCGAACGCGCCAAGTCCTACGGTCTCGTCGAACTCGACGGCGATCGGGTCGTGGACTTCCAGGAGAAACCCGAGGACCCCAACTCCACGCTGGTCTCGATCGCGTGCTACGCCTTCCCCGCCGACGCGCTCGTGCTCGATGAGTACCTCGCGGACGACAACAACCCGGACGAGCCGGGCCGGTTCGTCCAGTGGCTCCGGGGCCAGCGCGACGTCTACGCCTACACCTTCGACGGCGCGTGGTTCGACATCGGCACGCCCGAGAGCTACCTCGACACCGTCGCGTGGGCGATCGACGGCGATTCGTCCATCGCGTCCGACGCCACCGTCGAGAACAGCGAGATCGGGTCGGGCGTCCACGTGATGCCGGGTGCCACCGTCAAGAACTCGACCCTCGAACACTCGGTGGTCTTCCCCGAGGCCACCGTCGAGGACTGTACGGTTCGCGACTCGATCCTCGACAAACACGTCGACGTCGCCGGGGTCGACCTCACCGGCGCGCTCGTCGGCGAGCACACCGTGATCCCGAACGACGAGTAA
- a CDS encoding DUF5809 family protein, with the protein MHTQGRFSPATAEQAHERYDDLGPTAQTAVREAATAMEFEKDEYDDRVTSEVVERVRNALFASELEVRVGDREEFDDWLADHPDYESHVIGNENVDRVAWHAAPFADTVAAATFANRERAAVETLRRQAFGRIYRDLF; encoded by the coding sequence ATGCACACCCAGGGACGGTTCTCGCCGGCGACCGCCGAGCAGGCGCACGAACGCTACGACGACCTCGGACCGACCGCCCAGACCGCCGTCCGGGAGGCCGCGACCGCGATGGAGTTCGAGAAGGACGAGTACGACGACCGCGTGACGAGCGAGGTAGTCGAGCGGGTCCGGAACGCGCTGTTCGCGAGCGAGCTCGAAGTCAGGGTCGGGGACCGCGAGGAGTTCGACGACTGGCTGGCGGACCACCCCGACTACGAGTCCCACGTCATCGGGAACGAGAACGTCGACCGGGTGGCCTGGCACGCCGCGCCGTTCGCCGACACCGTCGCGGCGGCGACGTTCGCCAACCGAGAGCGCGCTGCGGTCGAGACCCTCCGCCGCCAAGCCTTCGGCCGCATCTACCGCGACCTCTTCTAA
- a CDS encoding peptidylprolyl isomerase, translating into MTNATLHTNRGDIEVELYDERAPRTVENFVGLATGEQEWEDGGETVEEPLYDDVAFHRVIEGFMIQGGDPDETGRGGPGYSFDDEFHDDLRHDSAGVLSMANSGPNTNGSQFFITLDAQPHLDDRHAVFGKVTDGMDVVREIGSVDTDRNDQPQEEVVLESVEVHD; encoded by the coding sequence ATGACGAACGCGACCCTGCACACGAACCGCGGCGATATCGAGGTCGAACTCTACGACGAGCGCGCGCCGCGCACGGTCGAGAACTTCGTCGGGCTCGCGACCGGCGAGCAGGAGTGGGAGGACGGCGGCGAGACGGTCGAGGAACCGCTCTACGACGACGTGGCCTTCCACCGCGTGATCGAGGGCTTCATGATCCAGGGTGGCGACCCCGACGAGACCGGACGCGGCGGCCCGGGCTACTCCTTCGACGACGAGTTCCACGACGACCTCCGCCACGACTCGGCGGGGGTCCTCTCGATGGCGAACTCCGGCCCGAACACCAACGGCTCGCAGTTCTTCATCACGCTCGACGCCCAGCCCCACCTCGACGACCGCCACGCGGTCTTCGGGAAGGTCACGGACGGGATGGACGTCGTCCGTGAGATCGGCTCGGTCGACACCGACCGCAACGACCAGCCCCAGGAGGAGGTCGTCCTCGAATCCGTCGAAGTCCACGACTGA
- a CDS encoding DUF2298 domain-containing protein, with amino-acid sequence MEYGPVALWLVVFLGLGVVALPLAVRLFRGFPDRGATLSIPLSLTVVGVVAYWVGHLSLDAGLVAGLLVLVGLSALSLRGLDRTDFELRRFVGPVVVFAGAFLFVVAIRAVDPAVHPSGGEKFLDFGLLKSLLRTQALPPEDFWFAGEPVQYYYGGHLLTALLMKVTFTPARYAYNLALAGFFGAVVTAAYGLAGAVAAARGRSAPVAGALAAFFVGFASNLETPGRAVLLVLPDGLAQAVAARLDVELAGLAASPGAFSYWDASRVIPGAINEFPLFAWLNGDLHAHMLSTPFLLLAAACWFAYYRTPEAALRRRRLLVFGAVPPIVGLLTVVNTWSFPTSVGVGWLAMTFADSDPRTLVPRVGDRLPTGGSRVEREALRTGVALVVAAVVLVVGIAWSFPFWLDSASGRAVAFLPDRSPLGALLLVHGAFLALFVPYLLDRGRRLLDTATTQAVLVGILGLVAVAWLADAAALALLAPLLVVGWLVLVHRHDTGRSPSSTVTDDRRPTESDGGVRTDADPLPAVGFETVLIVAGVGVLLLVEFVYIQGNAGPGRLNTVFKTYAQVWMLFAVAAGAVGAWLVDAHRPDATAAREALTGRWRLAGRVLVGLVVVLASVYGAFALTAHFTSTESVSQVDDPTIDALAFVSTTHPEEADAIEWLDARPGQPTIVSVPSCYCNDEEALTDYHWVNAPSSLTGVPTVVGWDHEVGYRGEAAYFERVDDVRTIYEGTPAQRARLLDEYDVRYIYVGPNERLAYGDVDFSGLDGVSVEKRWDAVTIYRVNQDQLSA; translated from the coding sequence ATGGAGTACGGTCCGGTGGCGCTCTGGCTCGTCGTCTTCCTCGGTCTCGGGGTGGTCGCCCTCCCGCTCGCCGTCCGCCTCTTCCGTGGGTTCCCCGACCGCGGGGCGACGCTCTCGATCCCGCTCTCGCTCACGGTCGTCGGCGTCGTGGCCTACTGGGTCGGCCACCTCTCGCTCGACGCGGGCCTCGTCGCCGGCCTCCTCGTCCTCGTCGGTCTCTCCGCACTCTCGCTCCGCGGCCTCGACCGCACCGACTTCGAGCTCCGCCGCTTCGTCGGACCGGTCGTCGTGTTCGCGGGCGCGTTCCTGTTCGTGGTCGCGATCCGGGCCGTCGACCCCGCGGTACACCCGAGCGGCGGCGAGAAGTTCCTCGACTTCGGGCTGCTCAAGTCCCTGCTTCGGACGCAGGCACTCCCGCCGGAGGACTTCTGGTTCGCGGGCGAACCCGTCCAGTACTACTACGGCGGCCACCTGCTGACGGCGCTGCTGATGAAGGTCACGTTCACCCCCGCACGCTACGCCTACAACCTCGCGCTCGCGGGCTTCTTCGGAGCGGTCGTGACGGCGGCCTACGGTCTCGCGGGGGCGGTCGCGGCGGCTCGCGGTCGGTCGGCCCCGGTCGCGGGCGCGCTCGCGGCCTTCTTCGTCGGCTTCGCCAGCAACCTCGAAACCCCCGGCCGTGCCGTGCTGCTCGTCCTGCCCGACGGGCTCGCGCAGGCCGTCGCCGCTCGGCTCGACGTCGAACTCGCCGGGCTCGCGGCGTCGCCCGGCGCGTTCAGCTACTGGGACGCCAGCCGGGTGATCCCGGGCGCGATCAACGAGTTCCCGCTGTTCGCGTGGCTCAACGGCGACCTCCACGCCCACATGCTGAGCACGCCGTTCCTGCTGCTCGCCGCCGCGTGCTGGTTCGCCTACTACCGTACCCCCGAAGCCGCGCTTCGCCGACGTCGGCTCCTCGTCTTCGGTGCCGTGCCCCCAATCGTCGGCCTCCTCACGGTGGTCAACACCTGGAGCTTCCCCACCTCAGTCGGGGTCGGCTGGCTCGCGATGACGTTCGCCGATAGCGATCCCCGAACCCTGGTCCCGCGGGTCGGCGACCGACTCCCCACGGGTGGGTCGCGAGTCGAGCGCGAGGCACTCCGAACCGGTGTCGCGCTCGTCGTCGCGGCCGTCGTCCTCGTCGTCGGCATCGCGTGGTCGTTTCCGTTCTGGCTCGACTCCGCCAGCGGTCGCGCGGTCGCGTTCCTCCCGGACCGCAGCCCGCTCGGCGCGCTCCTCCTCGTCCACGGCGCGTTCCTCGCGCTGTTCGTCCCCTACCTCCTCGACCGCGGGCGACGGCTGCTCGATACGGCCACCACGCAGGCCGTGCTCGTCGGGATCCTCGGGCTGGTCGCGGTGGCGTGGCTCGCCGACGCCGCCGCGCTCGCGCTCCTCGCCCCGCTCCTCGTCGTCGGCTGGTTGGTGCTCGTCCACCGGCACGACACCGGACGGTCCCCGTCGTCGACCGTCACGGACGACCGCCGACCGACGGAGTCCGACGGCGGCGTTCGGACCGATGCCGACCCACTCCCCGCGGTCGGCTTCGAGACGGTGCTGATCGTGGCCGGAGTCGGGGTCCTCCTGCTCGTGGAGTTCGTCTACATCCAGGGCAACGCGGGGCCGGGCCGGCTCAACACCGTCTTCAAGACCTACGCCCAGGTCTGGATGCTGTTCGCGGTCGCGGCGGGCGCGGTCGGTGCGTGGCTCGTCGACGCCCACCGCCCCGACGCGACGGCCGCCCGCGAGGCGCTGACGGGGCGCTGGCGACTCGCGGGCCGCGTTCTGGTCGGCCTCGTCGTCGTCCTGGCGTCGGTCTACGGTGCGTTCGCACTCACGGCTCACTTCACGAGCACCGAGAGCGTCTCGCAGGTCGACGACCCGACGATCGACGCGCTGGCGTTCGTCTCGACCACTCACCCCGAGGAGGCCGACGCGATCGAGTGGCTCGACGCCCGCCCGGGCCAGCCGACCATCGTCTCGGTGCCGTCGTGCTACTGCAACGACGAGGAGGCGCTCACGGACTACCACTGGGTCAACGCGCCGTCGAGCCTCACCGGGGTCCCGACGGTCGTCGGCTGGGACCACGAGGTCGGCTACCGCGGCGAGGCGGCCTACTTCGAGCGGGTCGACGACGTCCGGACCATCTACGAGGGTACCCCCGCCCAACGGGCCCGGCTCCTCGACGAGTACGACGTCCGCTACATCTACGTCGGCCCGAACGAACGCCTCGCCTACGGTGACGTGGACTTCAGCGGCCTCGACGGCGTCAGCGTCGAAAAACGGTGGGACGCGGTGACGATCTACCGCGTGAATCAGGACCAACTCTCGGCCTGA
- a CDS encoding GtrA family protein, which produces MSPSGPLTALRARLDGGGRLSQRALALLSAVRFGKFVSVGVVGAVFDVTTSTVLRELGVFPELAVFIGIEVSIVVMFLLNDVWTFSGERTGGGFARLRRLVRSNLVRTGGILVQLVTFHVLYRIVAVQLTLLGIDGWFVVSKLGGIGLGMVVNYVAESLFTWRVHRGTEDK; this is translated from the coding sequence GTGAGCCCGTCCGGGCCGCTGACCGCCCTCCGAGCACGGCTCGATGGCGGCGGTCGGCTCTCCCAGCGCGCACTCGCGTTGCTGTCGGCGGTGCGGTTCGGGAAGTTCGTCTCGGTAGGCGTCGTCGGCGCGGTCTTCGACGTCACGACCTCGACGGTCCTCCGCGAGCTCGGGGTGTTCCCCGAACTCGCCGTCTTCATCGGTATCGAGGTCTCCATCGTCGTGATGTTCCTGCTGAACGACGTCTGGACGTTCTCGGGCGAGCGGACGGGTGGCGGGTTCGCACGCCTCCGACGGTTGGTGCGCTCGAACCTCGTCCGCACGGGTGGCATCCTCGTCCAGCTCGTGACCTTCCACGTGCTCTATCGGATCGTCGCGGTCCAGCTCACCCTCCTCGGGATCGACGGCTGGTTCGTGGTCTCGAAGCTCGGCGGGATCGGGCTCGGGATGGTCGTCAACTACGTCGCCGAGAGCCTGTTCACGTGGCGTGTTCACAGGGGCACCGAGGATAAGTGA
- a CDS encoding glycosyltransferase — MQRSVGVVVPAYRPDVERLVEYVDRIAERLSPATIRVELDAPRSEVVAALADTPATVATAPYRRGKGRAITAGFEALDTDVLAFADDDGSTPADSFAAVVRPVVEDEADLAVGSRRHPDSPMGHHRTFGRRRLGDAFAWLARRLVEPSLYDYQCGAKAVSRAAWNELREHLYEPGFAWDVELVAIAGALGQRVVEVPVEWHDQPDSTVSPVGTSLALARGVLAARHRAGLIHESRLHGAIDARRAEQSRLVETHGPDRP, encoded by the coding sequence ATGCAGCGGTCCGTCGGGGTCGTCGTGCCGGCCTACCGGCCCGACGTCGAGCGACTCGTCGAGTACGTCGATAGGATAGCCGAGCGGCTCTCGCCGGCGACGATCCGGGTCGAACTCGATGCCCCGCGCTCGGAGGTCGTCGCGGCGCTCGCCGACACGCCCGCGACGGTCGCCACGGCTCCCTATCGCCGCGGGAAGGGCCGCGCGATCACCGCCGGCTTCGAGGCGCTCGACACCGACGTGCTCGCGTTCGCCGACGACGACGGCAGCACGCCCGCCGACTCGTTCGCGGCGGTGGTTCGACCGGTTGTGGAGGACGAGGCCGACCTCGCGGTCGGGTCGCGCCGCCATCCGGATTCGCCGATGGGCCACCACCGGACGTTCGGCCGACGGCGGCTGGGCGACGCGTTCGCGTGGCTCGCCCGCCGCCTCGTCGAGCCGAGCCTCTACGACTACCAGTGCGGCGCGAAGGCCGTCTCGCGGGCCGCGTGGAACGAACTCCGCGAACACCTCTACGAACCGGGCTTCGCCTGGGACGTCGAACTCGTCGCGATCGCGGGCGCGCTCGGCCAGCGCGTCGTCGAGGTTCCTGTCGAGTGGCACGACCAGCCCGACTCGACGGTCTCGCCGGTCGGCACCTCGCTCGCGCTCGCCCGCGGCGTGCTCGCCGCGCGGCATCGTGCGGGGCTGATCCACGAGAGTCGGCTCCACGGCGCGATCGACGCCCGGCGGGCCGAGCAGTCGAGGCTCGTCGAAACCCACGGACCGGACCGACCATGA
- a CDS encoding DUF5810 domain-containing protein — protein MGYACPVCETPQADAHHLANHLAFTALLGDDDHEAWLDEHTPGWDEAGEDELAERVLAEAKEVEFPQVFEDTTDDHDHNHDHHDHDEPRPGELFDDEPPMAGGRGPDEGRGPGGEVDPETAEALRKARELTRDDDESE, from the coding sequence ATGGGCTACGCCTGTCCGGTCTGTGAGACGCCCCAGGCCGACGCGCACCACCTCGCCAACCACCTCGCGTTCACCGCGTTGCTCGGCGACGACGACCACGAAGCCTGGCTCGACGAGCACACGCCCGGCTGGGACGAGGCGGGCGAGGACGAACTCGCCGAACGGGTGCTCGCGGAGGCCAAGGAGGTCGAGTTCCCGCAGGTCTTCGAGGACACCACTGATGACCACGACCACAATCACGACCATCACGACCACGACGAGCCTCGACCCGGCGAGCTCTTCGACGACGAGCCACCGATGGCGGGCGGTCGCGGACCCGACGAGGGCCGCGGCCCCGGTGGAGAGGTCGACCCCGAGACGGCCGAGGCGCTCCGGAAGGCTCGGGAGCTGACCCGCGACGACGACGAAAGCGAGTAG
- the hpt gene encoding hypoxanthine/guanine phosphoribosyltransferase, with the protein MNQLAESLREAPIIEKDGYHYFVHPISDGVPMLEPSLLREIVIKIIRKADVDVDKIVTPAAMGIHLSTAVSLMTDIPLVVVRKRQYGLDGEVALSQVTGYSENEMYVNDVDPGDKVLLLDDVLSTGGTLRGITGALEEIGAEVADVVAVIKKVGGGNELEDGQYNVKTLINVDVEDGEVVIVDPQGDG; encoded by the coding sequence ATGAACCAGCTCGCGGAGTCGCTGCGTGAGGCACCCATCATCGAAAAGGACGGCTATCATTACTTCGTCCACCCGATCAGCGACGGCGTGCCGATGCTCGAACCCAGCCTCCTCCGCGAGATCGTGATCAAGATCATCCGGAAGGCCGACGTCGACGTCGACAAGATCGTCACGCCCGCGGCGATGGGGATCCACCTCTCGACGGCGGTCTCGCTGATGACCGACATCCCGCTGGTCGTCGTCAGGAAACGCCAGTACGGTCTCGACGGCGAGGTCGCGCTCTCGCAGGTCACGGGCTACTCCGAGAACGAGATGTACGTCAACGACGTCGACCCGGGCGACAAGGTCCTCCTGCTCGACGACGTGCTCTCGACGGGCGGTACCCTTCGGGGCATCACCGGGGCACTGGAGGAGATCGGCGCGGAGGTCGCCGACGTCGTCGCGGTGATCAAGAAGGTCGGCGGCGGCAACGAACTCGAGGACGGCCAGTACAACGTGAAGACGCTGATCAACGTCGACGTCGAGGACGGCGAGGTCGTCATCGTCGACCCGCAGGGCGACGGGTAG